In Rhodoligotrophos defluvii, a genomic segment contains:
- a CDS encoding DUF1515 family protein, which translates to MAGPDTSLHREIAQLSAKLDLLQTDVGEIKRAMREGEREAADSRRHLHEAVGGLGERMVLAERNIEVLEHAVGVIRPFADELERWKQRGIGAAFVLTFLGGLVGAGLTAFWSKLVAVLPLPRGWT; encoded by the coding sequence ATGGCTGGTCCTGACACAAGCCTCCATAGAGAAATTGCGCAGCTCTCCGCCAAGCTCGACCTGCTGCAGACCGATGTCGGCGAGATCAAGCGGGCGATGCGTGAGGGCGAGCGCGAGGCCGCCGACAGCCGGCGGCACCTGCATGAGGCGGTGGGCGGGCTTGGCGAGCGCATGGTACTGGCGGAACGCAATATCGAGGTGCTGGAGCATGCGGTTGGGGTGATCCGCCCCTTTGCCGACGAGCTGGAGCGCTGGAAGCAGCGGGGCATCGGCGCCGCCTTCGTCCTCACTTTTCTCGGTGGGCTGGTGGGCGCAGGCCTCACCGCCTTCTGGAGCAAGCTTGTAGCGGTTCTGCCGCTGCCCAGGGGCTGGACTTAA
- a CDS encoding phage tail tube protein has translation MSDAVIGYGVAFERNVGLPGVYEAIGELIEPGAPGLTRDAPDATHAASADAYREFISGLRDGGEVTFTLALKPGDDTQALLYADVNSDAPRSYRIVFPNTQATAWIFDGLVTGLNPALPIDDRMTLAVTIKVTGKPVIDNINLGTVVFFDDFSSYADDAALNAAWTADNGAVLTLSSGRMLVTNGLASAGNANRSFTTQPGASYVLRLENVGAGNALFRVGTAANGQQLVSNTVLPPGAFETAPFVATGATAWIGLNTNTAVLSAARLFDNIVVMRLD, from the coding sequence ATGTCCGATGCTGTCATCGGCTATGGGGTTGCGTTCGAGCGCAATGTGGGCTTGCCCGGCGTCTATGAGGCCATCGGCGAGCTGATCGAGCCGGGAGCACCTGGCCTGACGCGGGATGCGCCGGATGCCACCCATGCGGCAAGTGCTGATGCCTATCGCGAGTTCATCTCCGGCCTGCGCGATGGCGGCGAGGTGACGTTCACCCTGGCGCTCAAGCCCGGCGATGACACTCAGGCGCTGCTCTATGCCGACGTGAACAGCGATGCGCCGCGCTCCTACCGCATCGTGTTCCCCAACACCCAGGCCACGGCCTGGATCTTCGATGGGCTGGTGACGGGGCTCAACCCCGCCCTGCCGATCGATGACCGCATGACGCTCGCAGTGACCATCAAGGTGACGGGCAAGCCGGTGATCGACAACATCAATCTGGGCACGGTGGTCTTCTTCGACGACTTCTCGTCCTATGCCGACGATGCCGCGCTCAATGCCGCCTGGACCGCCGACAATGGCGCGGTGCTCACCTTGAGCAGCGGCCGCATGCTGGTGACCAACGGCTTGGCCTCGGCCGGCAATGCCAACCGCTCATTCACGACGCAGCCCGGCGCTTCCTACGTGCTGCGCCTGGAGAATGTGGGCGCGGGCAATGCCTTGTTCCGGGTGGGCACGGCAGCCAACGGCCAGCAGCTGGTGTCCAACACGGTGCTGCCGCCCGGTGCGTTCGAGACCGCCCCCTTCGTGGCCACGGGCGCGACCGCCTGGATCGGGCTCAACACCAATACGGCCGTGCTCAGCGCCGCGCGGCTGTTCGACAACATCGTCGTGATGCGGCTGGACTAG
- a CDS encoding DUF2793 domain-containing protein — translation MADSANLGMPYIEAAQAQKHVTHNEALDVLDAVVQLAVLDRDLTAPPGSPAEGDRYLVATGATGAWTGQDGKVAAFQAGGWTFHVPREGWLAWVQDEDLALVFDGAGWVPFAGDTAELQNVQLLGLRATADETNPLSATLNSALFNARYAGFGGTGDLRYVLNKEAVGNTVSFLFQDNFSGRAEFGLIGNDEFTLKTSADGSAWADALRAKPGGLVELPGNPKFSVFLDADQLVAADTWTTITLNQEEFDNRAAFDTGTHLFTAPAAGVYLLGASLLYKISVSANARMRARLWKNGTTVIPGSIGGITAAHTTTVTAIWLSVATLLAQGDTVALQGFFAAESANFAANHTRFWGALVP, via the coding sequence ATGGCCGATAGTGCAAATCTGGGCATGCCCTATATCGAGGCAGCCCAGGCCCAGAAGCATGTGACCCATAATGAGGCGCTGGATGTGCTGGACGCGGTGGTGCAGCTCGCTGTGCTCGACCGTGACCTGACCGCGCCGCCGGGAAGCCCGGCCGAGGGCGATCGCTATTTGGTGGCGACTGGGGCAACCGGTGCCTGGACCGGGCAGGACGGCAAGGTGGCGGCGTTCCAGGCCGGTGGCTGGACCTTCCATGTGCCGCGCGAGGGCTGGCTGGCGTGGGTGCAGGACGAGGATTTGGCCCTGGTGTTCGACGGTGCGGGCTGGGTGCCGTTTGCCGGCGACACAGCGGAGCTGCAGAATGTGCAGCTGCTTGGGCTTAGGGCGACGGCGGACGAGACCAACCCGCTTTCCGCCACGCTCAACTCCGCCCTGTTCAATGCCCGCTATGCCGGGTTCGGTGGCACCGGCGACCTTCGCTATGTCCTGAACAAGGAAGCCGTTGGGAATACGGTGTCGTTCCTGTTTCAGGACAATTTCTCCGGCCGGGCGGAGTTCGGGCTCATCGGCAATGACGAGTTCACCCTCAAGACCTCGGCCGATGGCTCCGCCTGGGCTGACGCCTTGCGCGCCAAGCCGGGCGGGCTGGTGGAGCTGCCGGGCAACCCCAAATTCTCCGTGTTTCTCGATGCCGACCAGCTCGTCGCGGCCGATACCTGGACCACCATCACCTTGAATCAGGAAGAGTTCGACAACCGCGCCGCCTTTGATACCGGCACCCATCTGTTCACCGCACCGGCGGCGGGCGTCTACCTCCTGGGTGCAAGCCTGCTCTACAAGATCAGTGTGAGCGCCAACGCTCGCATGCGGGCGCGGTTGTGGAAGAATGGGACGACGGTCATTCCCGGCTCGATCGGCGGCATCACCGCTGCCCATACCACCACGGTGACCGCCATCTGGCTCTCCGTGGCCACCTTGCTGGCGCAGGGCGACACGGTGGCCCTGCAGGGCTTCTTTGCTGCCGAGAGCGCCAACTTCGCCGCCAACCACACCCGCTTCTGGGGGGCACTCGTGCCCTGA
- a CDS encoding baseplate multidomain protein megatron: protein MATLLLTTAASAIGSSMGLNAFATALLQAGAFVAGQAIDAALFGGGGTTQIGPRLTELDVLSATEGSPIPRIYGRVRTGGEIIWATRLEEKIDKDEDEVGGVLGIGEQTVTTITYRYFANFAVALCEGDIAHVNRIWADGKELDLTAVTYRVYTGSEDQLPDALIEAKEGAGNVPAYRGVAYVVFERLPLERFGNRIPQLNFEILKPLPGRVEEKVLGVNLIPGATEFGYEAQTVKQVSTGSWGAIFVGPENRHVTGGPSDWTVALAHLRAMAPNLKTVNLVVAWFGDDLRCGTCTLRPKVDNKEKDTMPIRWRVAGLERADAEAVSLVNGRPAYGGTPNDTSVISAIQELKSLGLHVNVMPFIMMDVPADNTLPDPYTGEAGQPAYPWRGRITCDPAPGQPGTVDKTAAAGDQVATFVGTAVPAQFTINGSQINYSGPVEWSYRRFILHNAQLAKAAGADGFLIGSEMVGLSTVRDGSASFPFVDALIALAADVRTVLGPAVKIGYAADWSEYHSYRPGDGSGDVYFHLDPLWADANIDFIGIDNYLPMSDWREGLEQLDYDAEAGHTAIYVQDYLQGNIEGGEYYDWFYASPEDRRNQVRTAITDGAHGKPWVFRNKDIRSWWSNQHINRPGGVESGAPTVWVPGSKPIWFTECGCPAVDKGTNQPNVFFDPKSSESFLPYFSNGLRDDFMQRVYLDALITHWDPATGNNPGMIEMDRTCVWAWDMRPFPTFPVDGGTWGDAPNWILGHWLSARSMVSLNDLVRVLAADYGVTDIDVDSLYGSVDGLILDRVMSFREALGQLELMFAFDAVEAGARVRVISKRGLHPVAEITTDDLTDSGQGKVIELVRKQESELPLAAKVRFIDSMADYRSAAVESVKLVSHSERVSEAEVAVAIDTGRAQSAVDSWLQDIWIGREGAGFGLPASRMAIEPGDVVTLAHGPGVRTLRLNQIDELVERRCAARAFDVQVFSPAGAPARSAGPVPPPPPTFIAPAIAFMDLPQIRETDADWAGYVAAFTRPWPGAVNLYRSSSQGDYGFNRQIAAPGDCGETVSPLPAGPTARWDEGTVLRIRLYGSTAQTLSELQVLGGANLLAVENPDGEWELLQFQNAELVGAGLYDVSMLLRGQFGTEGAMRDPVSGSPVPAGARCIIATSALVQVALSRAEVGLPFWYRYGPAGQDLEGDTYDERQHTFTGRGLKPFSPVHVRGRRDPVSGDVTITWIRRTRIGGDNWEQIEVPLGEEAEAYEVDILDGNGVVKRTIATSMPSAVYTAAQQAADFGSPPATLDVAVYQISAAVGRGSKAVAGIIH from the coding sequence ATGGCAACTCTTCTGCTCACAACAGCGGCATCGGCGATCGGCTCGTCGATGGGCCTGAACGCGTTTGCCACAGCGCTCTTGCAGGCGGGTGCGTTCGTGGCCGGTCAGGCGATCGATGCGGCCCTGTTCGGCGGGGGCGGCACCACCCAGATCGGCCCTCGGCTCACTGAGCTCGACGTGCTCTCCGCCACCGAGGGCAGCCCCATTCCCCGCATCTATGGCCGGGTGCGCACCGGCGGCGAGATCATCTGGGCAACCCGCCTCGAAGAGAAGATCGATAAGGACGAGGACGAGGTGGGCGGCGTGCTCGGTATAGGCGAGCAGACCGTCACCACCATCACCTATCGCTATTTTGCCAACTTCGCCGTGGCCCTGTGCGAAGGCGACATCGCGCACGTCAACCGCATCTGGGCGGACGGCAAGGAACTGGACCTCACCGCCGTCACCTATCGCGTCTATACCGGCAGCGAGGACCAGCTGCCCGATGCCCTGATCGAGGCCAAGGAAGGGGCGGGCAATGTGCCAGCCTATCGCGGTGTGGCCTATGTCGTCTTCGAGCGCCTGCCGCTGGAGCGCTTCGGCAACCGCATTCCACAGCTCAATTTCGAGATCTTGAAGCCGTTGCCGGGCCGGGTCGAGGAAAAGGTGCTCGGGGTCAACCTCATCCCCGGCGCCACCGAGTTCGGCTATGAGGCTCAAACGGTCAAGCAGGTGAGCACGGGCAGCTGGGGCGCGATCTTCGTCGGCCCCGAGAACCGGCATGTCACCGGGGGACCGAGCGATTGGACGGTGGCGCTCGCGCATCTGCGCGCCATGGCGCCGAACCTCAAGACCGTGAACCTGGTGGTGGCGTGGTTCGGCGATGACCTGCGCTGCGGCACCTGCACCCTCAGGCCCAAGGTCGACAACAAAGAGAAGGACACCATGCCGATCCGCTGGCGGGTGGCCGGGCTGGAGCGGGCAGACGCCGAGGCGGTGTCGCTGGTGAATGGCCGGCCGGCCTATGGCGGCACGCCGAATGATACCTCGGTCATCTCAGCCATTCAGGAGCTGAAGTCCCTTGGGCTGCATGTGAACGTGATGCCGTTCATCATGATGGATGTGCCAGCCGACAACACCTTGCCCGACCCCTATACCGGCGAAGCGGGGCAGCCCGCCTATCCCTGGCGCGGGCGCATCACCTGCGACCCGGCACCGGGGCAGCCGGGCACGGTGGACAAGACGGCGGCGGCGGGCGACCAGGTGGCGACCTTCGTGGGCACGGCGGTGCCGGCACAGTTCACCATCAATGGCAGCCAAATCAACTATTCCGGGCCGGTGGAATGGAGCTATCGCCGGTTCATTCTGCACAATGCGCAGCTGGCCAAGGCCGCCGGCGCGGACGGGTTCCTGATCGGCTCGGAGATGGTGGGGCTATCGACCGTGCGGGACGGGTCGGCGAGCTTCCCCTTCGTTGACGCGCTGATTGCCTTGGCGGCTGACGTGCGCACCGTGCTGGGGCCTGCCGTCAAGATCGGCTATGCCGCCGACTGGTCGGAATATCACAGCTATCGGCCGGGCGACGGCTCGGGCGATGTTTACTTTCACCTCGATCCGCTCTGGGCTGACGCGAATATCGACTTCATCGGGATCGACAATTACCTGCCCATGTCTGACTGGCGCGAGGGGCTTGAGCAGCTGGACTATGACGCCGAGGCCGGGCACACCGCCATCTATGTGCAGGACTATCTCCAGGGGAATATCGAGGGCGGGGAATACTATGACTGGTTCTATGCGAGCCCGGAAGACCGGCGTAACCAGGTGCGCACGGCCATCACCGATGGTGCCCATGGCAAGCCCTGGGTGTTCCGCAACAAGGACATCCGGAGCTGGTGGAGCAACCAGCACATCAACCGGCCGGGCGGGGTGGAGAGCGGCGCCCCCACGGTCTGGGTGCCGGGCTCCAAGCCCATCTGGTTCACCGAATGCGGCTGCCCGGCGGTGGACAAGGGCACTAACCAGCCGAACGTGTTCTTCGACCCTAAATCGTCCGAGAGCTTCCTGCCTTACTTCTCCAATGGGCTGCGCGACGACTTCATGCAGCGGGTCTATCTCGACGCGCTGATCACCCATTGGGATCCGGCGACCGGTAATAATCCGGGGATGATCGAGATGGACCGCACCTGTGTGTGGGCGTGGGACATGCGACCCTTCCCCACCTTCCCGGTGGATGGGGGCACCTGGGGTGATGCGCCCAACTGGATCCTGGGCCATTGGCTGTCCGCTCGCTCCATGGTGTCGCTCAACGACCTGGTGCGGGTGCTGGCGGCGGATTATGGCGTGACGGATATCGACGTGGATTCGCTCTATGGCTCGGTTGACGGACTGATCCTTGACCGGGTGATGTCGTTCCGCGAGGCGCTTGGCCAGCTCGAGCTGATGTTCGCCTTCGATGCGGTCGAGGCGGGCGCCCGGGTTCGGGTGATCTCCAAGCGCGGGCTTCACCCGGTTGCGGAGATCACCACGGACGATCTGACCGATTCCGGCCAGGGCAAGGTGATCGAGCTGGTGCGCAAGCAGGAGAGTGAGCTGCCGCTGGCGGCCAAGGTGCGCTTCATCGATAGCATGGCCGATTATCGCAGTGCGGCGGTGGAGTCGGTTAAGCTGGTTTCCCATAGCGAGCGGGTGTCGGAAGCCGAGGTGGCGGTGGCGATCGACACCGGCCGCGCGCAATCGGCGGTGGACAGCTGGCTGCAGGATATCTGGATTGGCCGCGAGGGGGCGGGTTTCGGCCTGCCGGCATCGCGGATGGCGATCGAGCCGGGCGATGTGGTGACCCTTGCCCACGGGCCGGGCGTGCGCACCCTGAGGCTCAACCAGATCGACGAGCTGGTCGAGCGGCGCTGCGCTGCGCGCGCGTTCGACGTGCAGGTGTTCTCGCCGGCGGGAGCGCCGGCCAGGTCTGCGGGTCCGGTGCCGCCGCCACCGCCGACCTTCATTGCCCCGGCCATTGCCTTCATGGACCTGCCCCAGATCCGTGAGACGGACGCGGATTGGGCCGGCTATGTGGCGGCCTTCACCCGACCCTGGCCGGGGGCGGTGAACCTCTATCGCTCCAGCAGCCAGGGTGACTACGGCTTCAACCGGCAGATCGCAGCACCGGGCGATTGCGGCGAGACGGTGAGCCCGCTGCCGGCCGGGCCGACCGCACGGTGGGACGAAGGCACGGTGTTGCGCATCCGGCTCTATGGCTCGACCGCGCAGACGCTATCGGAGCTTCAGGTCCTGGGCGGGGCGAACCTGCTGGCGGTCGAGAACCCGGACGGGGAATGGGAGCTGCTGCAGTTCCAAAACGCTGAGCTGGTCGGGGCCGGGCTCTATGACGTGTCGATGCTGCTGCGTGGGCAGTTCGGCACTGAGGGGGCGATGCGCGATCCCGTGTCGGGCTCGCCCGTGCCGGCCGGAGCCCGGTGCATCATCGCAACGTCAGCCCTGGTGCAGGTGGCCTTGAGCCGGGCCGAGGTGGGGCTGCCCTTCTGGTACCGCTATGGGCCGGCCGGCCAGGACCTGGAGGGCGACACCTATGACGAGCGCCAGCACACATTCACGGGCAGGGGGCTCAAGCCCTTCAGTCCGGTGCATGTGCGCGGCCGCCGCGACCCGGTGAGCGGTGACGTGACCATCACCTGGATCAGGCGCACCCGCATAGGCGGTGACAATTGGGAACAGATCGAGGTGCCGTTGGGCGAGGAAGCGGAGGCCTATGAAGTGGACATCCTCGACGGTAATGGCGTGGTCAAGCGGACGATCGCCACCAGCATGCCTTCCGCGGTCTACACCGCAGCCCAGCAGGCGGCGGACTTTGGTTCACCTCCGGCAACTCTCGATGTGGCGGTCTACCAGATCTCGGCAGCCGTGGGGCGGGGATCAAAAGCAGTGGCAGGGATAATCCATTAG
- a CDS encoding NlpC/P60 family protein, producing MPGPDDIAEASLAAARAWIGTPFHHGASLRGVGCDCLGLIRGVWRDVYGLEPEPSPVYGRKWHLAGRERLLEGLRRHLMEIPIEHARSADVLCFRAREGGFARHAGIMSAADRMIHAYERAPLCEVHLTDWWWERAVGAFRFPYSADTNACCGIRAISR from the coding sequence TTGCCGGGTCCTGACGATATCGCGGAGGCTAGCCTCGCCGCTGCCCGCGCCTGGATTGGCACGCCGTTTCACCATGGCGCCAGCCTGCGCGGGGTGGGCTGCGACTGCCTTGGCCTGATCCGCGGGGTGTGGCGCGACGTCTATGGCTTGGAGCCCGAACCGTCGCCGGTCTATGGGCGCAAGTGGCACCTAGCTGGCCGCGAGCGGCTGCTTGAGGGTTTGCGGCGGCACCTGATGGAGATCCCGATTGAGCACGCCCGGTCGGCCGACGTGCTGTGCTTCCGGGCGCGAGAGGGTGGCTTTGCGAGGCATGCCGGGATCATGAGCGCAGCGGACAGAATGATCCACGCATACGAGCGCGCGCCACTGTGCGAGGTGCATCTGACGGATTGGTGGTGGGAACGGGCGGTGGGGGCTTTCCGCTTCCCTTACAGCGCCGATACGAACGCCTGCTGCGGCATTAGGGCGATCTCGCGTTGA
- a CDS encoding DUF2163 domain-containing protein, whose protein sequence is MRQLPAGMQDHLDSGATTLAWCWKLARNDGVVLGFTDHDHDLMFDGVTYAAMTGFSASEISTSLGLSVDNLEAQGALQADAITERDILAGLYDDAEVEIWRVNWADVAQRILLRKGNLGEVKRGTTAFMAEIRSLAHKLNQTMGRIYQRSCDATLGDARCGIDLEQAAFKGSGAVDVVSGNRRFTATGLDAFADRWFSRGTLDWTSGANVGTRGEVKAHAKDGPIVVVELWVPAAAPIAEGDGFIIRAGCDKQFVTCKAKFDNVLRFRGFPHMPTNDFVISYPFPGDPGLDGGSNFAGS, encoded by the coding sequence ATGAGGCAGCTGCCCGCGGGGATGCAGGATCACCTGGACAGCGGCGCCACCACGCTCGCCTGGTGTTGGAAGCTGGCACGCAATGACGGGGTTGTGCTGGGCTTCACCGACCACGACCACGACCTGATGTTCGATGGCGTGACCTACGCGGCGATGACCGGATTTTCGGCGAGCGAGATCTCGACCAGCCTGGGGCTGTCGGTCGACAATCTGGAAGCCCAAGGCGCGCTGCAGGCGGATGCGATCACCGAGCGGGATATTCTCGCCGGGCTCTATGACGATGCCGAAGTCGAGATCTGGCGGGTGAACTGGGCGGACGTTGCGCAACGCATCCTGCTGCGCAAGGGTAATCTCGGCGAGGTGAAGCGGGGCACCACGGCCTTCATGGCGGAGATCCGCAGCCTGGCGCACAAGCTCAACCAGACCATGGGCCGGATTTATCAGCGCAGCTGCGATGCGACCCTGGGTGACGCCCGCTGCGGCATCGATCTCGAGCAGGCCGCCTTCAAGGGATCGGGCGCGGTTGATGTGGTGAGCGGCAACCGGCGGTTCACGGCGACGGGGCTCGATGCCTTTGCTGACCGTTGGTTCTCGCGCGGCACGCTCGACTGGACGAGCGGCGCCAATGTGGGCACGCGCGGCGAGGTGAAGGCCCATGCCAAGGATGGCCCGATTGTCGTGGTCGAGCTCTGGGTGCCGGCGGCGGCGCCTATTGCAGAGGGCGACGGCTTTATCATCCGTGCCGGCTGCGATAAGCAATTCGTGACCTGCAAGGCCAAGTTCGACAATGTGCTTCGCTTCCGCGGCTTCCCGCACATGCCGACCAATGACTTCGTCATCTCCTATCCTTTCCCCGGTGATCCCGGCCTTGACGGGGGCAGCAACTTTGCCGGGTCCTGA
- a CDS encoding type II toxin-antitoxin system RelE/ParE family toxin encodes MIEVRQTVEFSKWLRGLADIRAAKRIAQRIVRLEAGLLGDVKFFDGIGELRIDYGPGYRVYFVRRGNQLIILLCGGDKSSQPRDIKKAITMAKEV; translated from the coding sequence ATGATCGAAGTGCGCCAAACCGTCGAATTTAGCAAATGGCTTAGAGGCTTGGCCGATATCCGCGCTGCCAAGCGGATTGCCCAGCGCATCGTTCGGCTGGAAGCCGGCCTGTTGGGCGACGTCAAGTTCTTCGACGGCATTGGCGAACTCCGCATAGATTACGGTCCCGGATACAGGGTGTACTTCGTCCGACGCGGCAACCAGCTGATCATCCTGCTGTGCGGCGGTGACAAGTCCTCGCAACCCCGAGACATCAAGAAGGCCATTACCATGGCCAAGGAGGTCTGA
- a CDS encoding addiction module antidote protein, which produces MPLKTIPFDAAEYLDDPESQAELLADAFETGDAAYITHALGVVARARGMTQVAKEAGVTREALYKALSEDGDPRLSTLMGVMKALGLRLTATAA; this is translated from the coding sequence ATGCCCCTCAAAACCATCCCATTCGACGCAGCCGAATATCTCGATGATCCGGAATCCCAGGCGGAGCTGCTGGCCGACGCCTTCGAGACCGGGGACGCCGCCTACATCACCCATGCGCTCGGCGTCGTGGCTCGCGCCCGGGGAATGACCCAGGTGGCGAAGGAAGCCGGCGTCACGCGGGAAGCGCTATACAAAGCCCTTAGCGAGGACGGCGATCCCAGGCTCTCGACCCTGATGGGTGTGATGAAAGCGCTCGGGCTCCGGCTGACAGCAACTGCCGCTTGA
- a CDS encoding DUF2460 domain-containing protein yields MAFHEVRFPIEIAYGSTGGPERRTDVVVLGSGFEERNARWANSRRRYDVGYGIRTLNHLHEVIAFFEARNGRLHGFRFKDYADFKSCPPIDEIAPNNQPIGEGDGSATAFQLVKRYSSGNVDSVREIRKPLAASVRVAANGIELAAGADFTVDDTTGLVTFAVAPANGAAITAGFEFDVPVRFDTDLIQVNLASFEVGEIPNIPIVEIRL; encoded by the coding sequence ATGGCCTTCCACGAGGTTAGGTTTCCGATCGAGATTGCCTATGGCTCGACCGGCGGCCCGGAGCGGCGAACCGACGTGGTGGTGCTGGGCTCGGGGTTCGAGGAGCGCAATGCCCGCTGGGCGAATTCCCGGCGCCGCTATGACGTGGGCTATGGCATCCGCACCCTGAATCACCTGCATGAGGTGATTGCCTTCTTCGAGGCGCGCAACGGCCGGCTGCACGGCTTCCGCTTCAAGGACTATGCCGACTTCAAGTCCTGTCCGCCGATCGATGAGATTGCGCCTAATAACCAGCCGATCGGGGAGGGGGACGGCAGCGCGACAGCGTTCCAGCTGGTGAAGCGCTACAGCTCGGGCAACGTCGACTCCGTGCGCGAAATCAGAAAGCCGCTCGCGGCCAGCGTGCGGGTGGCGGCGAATGGGATCGAGCTGGCCGCCGGGGCCGACTTCACCGTGGATGACACCACCGGCCTGGTAACGTTCGCGGTAGCACCTGCCAATGGTGCCGCCATTACCGCCGGCTTCGAATTCGATGTGCCGGTGCGGTTCGATACCGACCTGATCCAGGTGAATCTCGCCAGTTTCGAGGTCGGCGAGATCCCCAACATTCCGATCGTGGAGATCAGGCTGTGA
- a CDS encoding phage tail assembly chaperone: protein MEDLVAQALKAAAVAGLQPGQFWELTPHELRLFLAGAADRERARYRRAVWAAWHQAGFARAKRMPSLTTVLDRVDGRKPRRMSPDDQLRMITMLNNAFGGEDRRKGQAHGR from the coding sequence GTGGAGGACCTGGTGGCGCAAGCTCTCAAGGCGGCTGCCGTGGCAGGCCTTCAGCCGGGCCAATTTTGGGAGCTGACTCCACATGAGCTCAGACTCTTCCTTGCCGGCGCTGCCGATCGAGAACGGGCCAGATATCGCCGCGCGGTGTGGGCAGCCTGGCACCAGGCAGGCTTTGCTCGGGCCAAGCGCATGCCTTCGCTGACGACCGTGCTCGACCGGGTGGACGGGCGCAAGCCGCGCAGGATGAGCCCGGATGATCAACTGCGGATGATTACCATGCTGAACAATGCCTTCGGTGGAGAGGACCGCCGGAAGGGACAAGCCCATGGCCGCTGA
- a CDS encoding GTA-gp10 family protein: MIANPYRGEVVVSLDGEPHLVRFSWHAIAALQARYGQGFAATVSQALASYDVATMAEVLAIGLAERHPEMTADKIMASSPPMVTVAAKVTEALNLAFHGPQGLGTEDRETKANPQPARWRTWWRKLSRRLPWQAFSRANFGS, translated from the coding sequence ATGATCGCCAATCCCTATCGCGGCGAGGTGGTGGTGAGCTTGGACGGCGAGCCGCACCTTGTGCGGTTCAGCTGGCATGCCATCGCCGCGCTGCAGGCCCGCTATGGCCAGGGCTTTGCGGCGACCGTCTCCCAGGCGCTTGCGAGCTATGACGTCGCCACCATGGCGGAGGTGCTGGCCATCGGCCTTGCGGAGCGGCACCCGGAGATGACGGCGGATAAGATCATGGCCTCATCGCCACCGATGGTGACTGTGGCCGCCAAGGTGACCGAGGCTCTGAACCTGGCGTTCCACGGGCCGCAAGGCCTAGGCACTGAGGATCGCGAGACCAAGGCAAACCCTCAGCCGGCCCGGTGGAGGACCTGGTGGCGCAAGCTCTCAAGGCGGCTGCCGTGGCAGGCCTTCAGCCGGGCCAATTTTGGGAGCTGA
- a CDS encoding phage tail tube protein: MANARIGYGVKFQRETTTPGTYEDIGELIEPGAPGLARDAVDATHAASPDAYREFISGLRDGGEVALTLALLPTNAAQRRLYDDFNDNAAHKYKVLFPNVEQTSWSFDGLITALTPALPIDDRMTLAVTVKVSGKPVLADAA, from the coding sequence ATGGCGAATGCCAGGATCGGCTATGGCGTCAAGTTCCAGCGCGAGACGACGACGCCCGGTACTTACGAGGATATCGGCGAGCTGATCGAGCCGGGAGCCCCGGGGCTTGCGCGCGATGCGGTTGACGCCACCCATGCCGCCAGCCCCGATGCCTATCGCGAGTTCATCTCTGGGCTGCGCGACGGGGGCGAGGTGGCGCTCACTCTGGCCCTGCTGCCCACCAATGCGGCGCAACGCCGGCTCTATGACGACTTCAACGATAATGCGGCGCACAAATACAAGGTGCTGTTCCCGAACGTTGAGCAGACCAGCTGGTCGTTCGACGGCCTCATTACCGCGCTAACGCCGGCGCTGCCGATCGATGACCGGATGACCCTTGCGGTCACCGTGAAGGTATCGGGCAAACCCGTGCTGGCGGATGCCGCATGA
- a CDS encoding DUF3168 domain-containing protein, translating into MIPLAALLTADATVTGLVGSRIYPVVLPQKPRLPALTYTTISDIGQHGSGGPLKLSRPRIQVDCWAETYDQARVLAAAVKRALDGKRAQLGSEADGRIVQGLFFDSERDLFGAEPEPKQYRIAQDYFVWQED; encoded by the coding sequence ATGATCCCGCTTGCGGCGCTGCTCACGGCCGACGCGACGGTGACCGGTCTCGTGGGCAGCCGGATCTATCCGGTGGTGCTGCCGCAAAAGCCGAGGCTGCCGGCGCTCACCTACACCACCATCAGCGATATCGGCCAGCACGGATCGGGCGGGCCGCTCAAGCTGTCGCGGCCGCGCATCCAGGTCGATTGCTGGGCTGAGACCTACGATCAGGCGCGGGTCTTGGCGGCTGCCGTGAAGCGGGCGCTGGACGGCAAGCGTGCCCAGCTCGGATCTGAAGCGGACGGCCGCATCGTGCAGGGCCTGTTCTTCGACAGCGAGCGTGATCTGTTCGGGGCGGAGCCCGAGCCCAAGCAATACCGGATCGCCCAGGACTATTTTGTTTGGCAGGAGGATTGA